In a single window of the Vicia villosa cultivar HV-30 ecotype Madison, WI unplaced genomic scaffold, Vvil1.0 ctg.002018F_1_1, whole genome shotgun sequence genome:
- the LOC131637519 gene encoding uncharacterized protein LOC131637519, with protein MKQRDKIGTVQHDWNKAVLLGKFRITTFYNLLNDDGHCVPWHSMIQHKARPRAIVCLWMACHGKLPTRERLRRFGMIQVSHCVLCGIEEESHDHLFFKCSKTESIWKEVLNWMEMDHRPQEWAKELEWLTIATKKKGWKASLLSMGIAETVYNIWRMRNSICFKDDVDNTCIFDRIKECIDRIKDSIVYRACHSTKLRHHIARIMM; from the coding sequence ATGAAGCAAAGAGATAAGATTGGTACTGTGCAACATGACTGGAACAAAGCTGTGCTTTTGGGGAAATTCAGAATTACTACTTTCTACAACCTACTGAATGATGATGGCCATTGTGTTCCTTGGCATAGCATGATTCAACACAAGGCTAGACCTAGAGCTATAGTGTGTCTTTGGATGGCTTGTCATGGTAAATTACCCACAAGGGAGAGGTTGAGGAGAtttggcatgattcaagtcagtCACTGTGTGCTTTGTGGTATTGAGGAGGAATCACATGACCACTTATTTTTCAAATGCAGTAAAACTGAATCTATTTGGAAAGAAGTTCTAAACTGGATGGAGATGGATCATAGGCCCCAAGAATGGGCAAAGGAACTCGAGTGGTTGACCATAGCTACCAAGAAAAAGGGATGGAAAGCCTCCTTACTCAGCATGGGCATTGCTGAAACTGTTTACAACATTTGGAGAATGAGGAATAGTATATGTTTTAAAGATGATGTGGATAACACTTGTATATTTGATAGGATTAAAGAGTGCATTGATAGAATTAAAGATAGCATTGTATATAGGGCTTGCCATAGTACCAAATTGAGACATCATATTGCTAGGATAATGATGTAA
- the LOC131637527 gene encoding uncharacterized protein LOC131637527, whose amino-acid sequence MQTSSCISSSLPLPIINHSGFKEMEHEDRFAKNQKYDCLLFDLDDTLYPLSSGLAVAILKNLKAYMVEKLGIDPSKTDDLCNLLYKNYGTTLSGLRAIGYDFDLDEYHSFIHGKLPYENLKPDPVLRNMLKSLPYRKLIFTNADKVHALKTLNILGLEDCFEGIICFETLNPINKGGVSEDDDNEFAGSASTTKPTSSNRARNSQIFDIISHFAQENPSGTLPKTPVVCKPSEKAIELALNIANINPHKTLFFEDSVRNVQAGKRLGLDTVLVGTSQKVQGADYALESIHNLTEAVPDLWEADVKSEVVYTGNLAKETTVTA is encoded by the exons ATGCAAACATCATCTTGCatctcttcttctcttcccttgCCAATCATCAACCATTCTG GTTTTAAGGAAATGGAGCATGAGGACCGCTTtgcaaaaaaccaaaaatatgatTGCCTTCTTTTTG ATTTAGATGATACTTTGTATCCACTCAGTTCTGGTCTTGCAGTCGCAATTCTGAAAAATCTTAAAG CCTACATGGTTGAAAAGCTTGGCATAGATCCAAGTAAAACTGATGACTTATGCAACCTCCTTTACAAGAACTATGGAACAACTCTATCTGGTTTAAGG GCAATTGGATATGACTTTGACTTGGATGAATATCACAG TTTCATTCATGGGAAATTACCTTATGAGAACCTGAAACCGGACCCGGTTCTGAGGAACATGTTGAAGAGCCTGCCCTATAGGAAACTT ATCTTCACAAATGCAGACAAAGTTCATGCTCTTAAGACACTAAACATACTTGGATTAGAAGACTGCTTTGAAGGAATTATATGCTTCGAGACCCTTAATCCAATTAACAAGGGCGGTGTCTCTGAGGATGATGACAATGAGTTTGCAGGCTCAGCAAGCACAACTAAGCCGACATCTAGTAATAGAGCAAGAAACTCTCAGATCTTTGACATCATAAGCCATTTTGCTCAGGAAAATCCCAGCGGAACCCTGCCAAAGACACCAGTTGTTTGCAAACCGTCAGAAAAAGCCATTGAATTGGCTCTCAACATCGCCAATATTAACCCACATAAAACT TTGTTCTTTGAAGACAGTGTCCGCAACGTTCAAGCTGGAAAACGATTGGGACTTGACACTGTGCTG GTCGGTACATCGCAAAAAGTTCAAGGTGCGGATTATGCATTGGAAAGCATCCATAACCTTACTGAAGCAGTGCCAGATCTATGGGAGGCTGACGTGAAATCAGAAGTGGTTTACACTGGGAACCTTGCTAAGGAGACAACAGTAACTGCTTAA